In Macrotis lagotis isolate mMagLag1 chromosome 8, bilby.v1.9.chrom.fasta, whole genome shotgun sequence, a single genomic region encodes these proteins:
- the RBBP6 gene encoding E3 ubiquitin-protein ligase RBBP6 isoform X2, translating to MLKYKTPLCQTHNRYIGERWETKIFLNETFTLSTNTAGKQLRLFCFFLFSILSSSSLFFSFFFFSLLGSGRLLFHKLGTMGHKQIDTYFWNRGDVYGAAATQITHLREAYAIGKKEKPPFLPEEPSSSSEEDDPIPDELLCLICKDIMTDAVVIPCCGNSYCDECIRTALLESDEHTCPTCHQNDVSPDALIANKFLRQAVNNFKNETGYTKRLRKQIPPPPPPIPPPRPLIQRNLQPLMRPPISRQQDPLMIPVTSASTHAATSISSSMTPNQSSLSSAVPINQPSTPAPVPDITATVSISVHSEKPDGPFRDPDNKIIPAAALVSDHPKASSSIAISALMEEKGYQVPVLGTPLLGQSLLHGQLIPTTGPVRINAARSAGGRPGWEPSINRGRHHGERSQRTQGPSLPATPVFVPVPPPPLYPPPPHTLPLPPGVPPPQFPPQFPPGQPPPAGYSVPPPGFPPAPANLSTPWVSTAVQTAHSNTIPTTQAPPLSREEFYREQRRLKEESKSPYSGSSYSRSSYTYSKSRSGSSRSRSYSRSFSRSHSRSYSRSPPYPRRGRGKSRNYRSRSRSHGYHRSRSRSPPYRRYHSRSRSPPVFRGQSPNKRNIPQGETEREYFNRYREVPPPYDIKAYYGRNVDFRDPFEKERYREWERNYREWYEKYYKGYAAGAQPRPPANRENFSPERFGPLGNRRENSPFARGRREDYSSVQGHRSRNLGGNYPEKLSARDGHTMKDNAKSKEKESENPPGDGKGNKHKKHRKRRKGEENEGFPNTELLESSRKQREPVGGEDIKTDSLFILPSRDDATPVRDEPMEAESITFKPVSEKEKKEKDKPKAKGDKTKRKNEGATGSKKESTKPVKASQEKIDVEREKSPRSEPPSKKAKEEVPKTESTKSSSQKDEKTISTPRKAHPKMTKEHQEIKSIKEEKVKKEYSKDAKQEKLTNKEEKSKKTNEKSKPTDAKPEKRKRKAEEKSVDKEHEVSLKNSKPEVAEMMKPSPKRKIEPDVEKTDRTPEKDKAVLTAPAKKIKLNRETGKKIGSGENLPNAKELNEKLEPTSNKIKQEKVKGKVRRKVTATEGSSSTLVDYTSTSSTGGSPVRKSEEKTDTKRTVIKTMEEYNNDNTAPAEDVIIMIQVPQSKWDKDDFESEEEDIKSTQAVSSVGKPASVIKNVSTKPSNPVKHIEKENEPSEKIQKPTKEVSHEGVQHEAKSSKTCSSSEKGKTKDRDHSVSDKENSEKRKSTIQTEKDTSVDRINEQGNFKSLSQSSKDSRTSDKHDSGRGSSSKDFTPNRDKKVDYDNRDHSGSKRRDERSDLTRRKDSPSRTKLESSLGQKNKLKDERTDLPKKGVGESKRGNSSPSKDRRPYDHKAAHDSKRSNDDNKSVDKNPVKEREKHVSETKNNKEKELSGNKLFCRHSSPETQTEKEHVAGQNDKTVVKPKPQLSHSSRLSSDLTRETDEAAFVPDYNESDSESNVSAKEEETLGKNPKEMKDKVTEKAKESMDATVVGQIGVRSQSQSSPSVSRSRSHSPSGSQTRSHSSSPSSAESQDSKKKKKKKEKKKHKKHKKHKKHKKHTGTELELEKSQKHKHKKKKSKKSKDKEKEKEKDDQKVKSVTV from the exons aGAGGCATATGCcatagggaagaaagaaaaaccaccTTTCCTACCAGAGGAACCATCCTCTTCATCAGAAGAGGATGACCCTATTCCAGATGAATTATTATGTCTAATCTGCAAAGACATAATGACTGATGCAGTTGTCATACCTTGCTGTGGAAACAGTTATTGTGATGAAT GTATAAGAACAGCATTACTAGAATCAGATGAACATACATGTCCAACTTGTCATCAGAATGATGTATCTCCTGATGCTTTAATTGCCAACAAATTTTTACGCCAG GCGGTTAATAACTTcaaaaatgaaactggctatactaAAAGGCTTCGAAAGCAGatacccccaccaccacctccaaTTCCACCTCCCAGACCACTGATTCAGCGGAACCTACAGCCCCTAATGAGACCTCCAATCTCAAGACAACAGGACCCTTTAATGATTCCAGTGACATCTGCATCTACTCATGCTGCTACTTCTATATCATCTTCCATGACTCCTAATCAGTCTTCCCTATCATCTGCTGTACCTATAAATCAGCCTTCTACTCCAGCACCAGTTCCTGATATAACTGCCACAGTGTCTATATCTGTCCATTCAGAAAAACCAGATGGACCTTTTCG TGATcctgataataaaataatacctgCTGCAGCCTTGGTATCAGACCATCCTAAAGCTTCCTCATCTATAGCAATTAGTGCACTAATGGAAGAAAAG GGCTATCAGGTGCCTGTACTTGGAACACCTTTGCTTGGACAGTCCCTTTTGCATGGACAGTTGATACCTACAACTG GTCCAGTAAGAATAAATGCTGCTCGTTCTGCTGGTGGTAGACCTGGTTGGGAACC aagcaTAAACCGAGGACGACACCATGGTGAACGCTCACAGAGGACTCAAGGCCCATCACTACCAGCAACACCCGTGTTTGTACCTGTACCACCACCTCCTTTATATCCACCACCTCCCCACACACTTCCTCTCCCTCCAGGTGTTCCTCCACCCCAGTTCCCTCCGCAGTTTCCACCTGGGCAACCACCACCTGCTGGCTACAGTGTCCCTCCTCCAGGTTTCCCTCCAGCACCTGCAAATTTATCAACACCTTGGGTATCAACAGCAGTACAAACAGCTCATTCAAATACTATCCCAACAACGCAAGCTCCACCCTTATCCAGGGAAGAGTTCTACAGAGAGCAAAGACGACTAAAAGAGGA gtcTAAATCCCCATATAGTGGCTCCTCTTATTCAAGAAGTTCATATACCTATTCTAAATCAAGATCTGGTTCTTCACGTTCTCGGTCTTATTCTCGATCCTTTAGCCGTTCGCATTCTCGTTCTTATTCACGATCACCTCCATATCCCAGAAGAGGTAGAGGGAAAAGTCGAAATTATCGTTCAAGATCCAGGTCTCATGGATATCACCGCTCCAGATCAAGGTCACCCCCATATCGACGATACCATTCACGATCAAGATCTCCTCCAGTTTTTAGGGGACAGTCTCCTAATAAACGAAATATACCTCAAGGAGAAACAGAACGTGAATACTTTAACAGATACAGAGAAGTTCCACCACCTTATGATATAAAAGCTTACTATGGTAGGAATGTTGACTTTAGAGACCCATTTGAAAAAGAACGTTAcagagaatgggaaagaaattACAGAGAGTGGtatgaaaaatattacaaaggTTATGCTGCTGGAGCACAGCCCAGACCTCCAGCAAATAGGGAGAACTTTTCTCCAGAGAGATTTGGACCATTGGGCAACAGAAGAGAGAATTCTCCCTTTGCTCGAGGTCGCAGGGAAGATTATTCTAGTGTACAAGGTCATCGAAGTCGCAACCTTGGTGGCAATTATCCAGAAAAGCTTTCAGCAAGAGATGGTCACACCATGAAAGATAATGCCAAGTCAAAAGAGAAGGAGAGTGAAAATCCACcaggagatggaaaaggaaataaacataaGAAACAtcgaaagagaagaaagggggaagaaaatgaaGGCTTTCCTAACACAGAGTTATTAGAGAGTTCTAGAAAACAAAGAGAACCTGTAGGTGGGGAAGATATTAAAACAGACTCCTTATTTATTCTCCCTAGTAGAGATGATGCCACCCCTGTTAGAGATGAGCCTATGGAGGCAGAATCAATCACTTTTAAACCagtatcagaaaaggaaaagaaagaaaaagacaaaccaAAAGCAAAAGGTGACAAGACTAAACGTAAAAATGAAGGAGCTACTGGTTCCAAAAAAGAGAGCACAAAACCTGTTAAAGCATCTCAGGAAAAAATAGATGTAGAGCGAGAAAAGTCTCCAAGATCTGAACCACCATCCAAAAAAGCCAAAGAGGAGGTGCCAAAGACAGAGAGTACTAAATCCTCCTCCCAGAAAGATGAAAAGACCATTAGTACACCTAGAAAAGCTCACCCCAAGATGACAAAAGAACATCAAGAAATTAAATCCATCAAggaggaaaaagttaaaaaggaatATTCAAAAGATGCCAAACAAGAAAAGTTAACCAACAAGGAGGAAAAGTCAAAAAAGACTAATGAGAAAAGTAAGCCAACTGATGCCaagccagaaaaaagaaaaagaaaagctgaaGAAAAGAGTGTGGATAAAGAACATGAGGTTTCATTGAAAAACTCTAAACCAGAAGTTGCTGAAATGATGAAGCCATCACCAAAGCGCAAAATTGAGCCAGATGTTGAGAAAACGGATCGGACCCCAGAAAAAGACAAAGCTGTGTTAACTGCCCCAGCCAAAAAGATAAAACTCAACAgagaaacagggaaaaaaattggaagtgGAGAAAATCTGCCCAATGCAAAAGAACTCAATGAAAAACTGGAGCCAACATCcaataaaattaaacaagaaaaagttaaaggaaaagtaagaagaaaagtaACAGCTACTGAAGGATCTAGTTCAACTCTTGTGGATTATACCAG TACAAGCTCAACTGGAGGCAGCCCTGTAAGGAAGTCTGAAGAAAAAACGGACACAAAGCGAACTGTCATTAAGACCATGGaagaatataataatgataatacagCTCCTGCTGAAGATGTTATTATTATGATCCAAGTTCCTCAGTCTAAGTGGGACAAAGATGACTTTGAATCCGAAGAGGAAGACATTAAATCTACTCAAGCTGTGTCAAGTGTAGGAAAGCCTGCTAGTGTTATAAAAAATGTGAGCACTAAGCCATCGAATCCTGTTAAgcatattgaaaaagaaaatgagccaTCAGAGAAAATTCAGAAGCCCACAAAAGAAGTAAGCCATGAAGGTGTACAGCATGAGGCCAAAAGTTCAAAAACTTGTTCATCCagtgaaaaaggaaaaaccaaagaTCGGGATCATTCCGTGTCAGATAAGGAAAActctgaaaaaaggaaaagcaccATTCAGACAGAAAAAGATACTAGTGTAGATCGTATAAATGAACAAGGAAACTTTAAAAGTCTTTCTCAATCATCCAAAGACAGTAGAACTTCAGATAAGCATGATTCTGGGCGTGGTTCTTCAAGTAAAGACTTTACTCCTAATAGAGACAAAAAAGTAGACTATGATAACAGGGATCACTCTGGTTCCAAACGGAGAGATGAAAGGAGTGACTTAACAAGAAGAAAAGATTCTCCTTCTCGAACTAAATTAGAATCTTCGTTGGgtcagaaaaataaactgaaggatGAAAGGACAGATTTGCCTAAAAAAGGAGTAGGAGAATCAAAAAGAGGCAACTCTAGTCCTTCAAAGGACAGAAGACCATATGATCACAAAGCTGCTCATGATTCCAAACGCTCAAATGATGACAATAAATCTGTAGACAAAAATCCAGTTAAAGAGCGAGAGAAGCATGTATCAGaaacaaagaacaataaagagaaagagttaagtggaaataaattattttgtaggCATAGCTCACCAGAGACACAAACTGAAAAAGAGCATGTTGCTGGACAGAACGATAAGACTGTTGTCAAACCTAAGCCCCAGTTAAGTCACTCTTCTCGACTTTCTTCTGACTTAACAAGAGAAACTGATGAGGCTGCTTTTGTACCAGACTATAATGAAAGTGACAGTGAGAGTAATGTGTCtgcaaaagaggaagaaactttGGGGAAAAACCCTAAGGAAATGAAAGATAAGGTGACAGAGAAAGCTAAAGAGAGCATGGATGCTACAGTAGTTGGCCAAATAGGTGTAAGAAGTCAGAGTCAAAGTAGTCCTAGTGTTAGCAGAAGTCGAAGTCATAGCCCTTCTGGAAGCCAAACACGAAGCCACAGTAGCAGCCCTAGCTCAGCAGAAAGTCAAGAcagcaagaagaagaaaaagaaaaaggaaaaaaagaagcacaagaaacataaaaaacatAAGAAACATAAGAAACACACAGGCActgaattagaattggaaaagagcCAAAAACATAAGcataagaagaaaaaatccaagaaaagcaaagataaagaaaaggagaaggaaaaggatgaCCAAAAAGTTAAATCTGTCACAGTATAA
- the RBBP6 gene encoding E3 ubiquitin-protein ligase RBBP6 isoform X1, with product MLKYKTPLCQTHNRYIGERWETKIFLNETFTLSTNTAGKQLRLFCFFLFSILSSSSLFFSFFFFSLLGSGRLLFHKLGTMGHKQIDTYFWNRGDVYGAAATQITHLREAYAIGKKEKPPFLPEEPSSSSEEDDPIPDELLCLICKDIMTDAVVIPCCGNSYCDECIRTALLESDEHTCPTCHQNDVSPDALIANKFLRQAVNNFKNETGYTKRLRKQIPPPPPPIPPPRPLIQRNLQPLMRPPISRQQDPLMIPVTSASTHAATSISSSMTPNQSSLSSAVPINQPSTPAPVPDITATVSISVHSEKPDGPFRDPDNKIIPAAALVSDHPKASSSIAISALMEEKGYQVPVLGTPLLGQSLLHGQLIPTTGPVRINAARSAGGRPGWEPSINRGRHHGERSQRTQGPSLPATPVFVPVPPPPLYPPPPHTLPLPPGVPPPQFPPQFPPGQPPPAGYSVPPPGFPPAPANLSTPWVSTAVQTAHSNTIPTTQAPPLSREEFYREQRRLKEEEKKKSKLDEFTNDFAKELMEYKKIQKERRRSFSRSKSPYSGSSYSRSSYTYSKSRSGSSRSRSYSRSFSRSHSRSYSRSPPYPRRGRGKSRNYRSRSRSHGYHRSRSRSPPYRRYHSRSRSPPVFRGQSPNKRNIPQGETEREYFNRYREVPPPYDIKAYYGRNVDFRDPFEKERYREWERNYREWYEKYYKGYAAGAQPRPPANRENFSPERFGPLGNRRENSPFARGRREDYSSVQGHRSRNLGGNYPEKLSARDGHTMKDNAKSKEKESENPPGDGKGNKHKKHRKRRKGEENEGFPNTELLESSRKQREPVGGEDIKTDSLFILPSRDDATPVRDEPMEAESITFKPVSEKEKKEKDKPKAKGDKTKRKNEGATGSKKESTKPVKASQEKIDVEREKSPRSEPPSKKAKEEVPKTESTKSSSQKDEKTISTPRKAHPKMTKEHQEIKSIKEEKVKKEYSKDAKQEKLTNKEEKSKKTNEKSKPTDAKPEKRKRKAEEKSVDKEHEVSLKNSKPEVAEMMKPSPKRKIEPDVEKTDRTPEKDKAVLTAPAKKIKLNRETGKKIGSGENLPNAKELNEKLEPTSNKIKQEKVKGKVRRKVTATEGSSSTLVDYTSTSSTGGSPVRKSEEKTDTKRTVIKTMEEYNNDNTAPAEDVIIMIQVPQSKWDKDDFESEEEDIKSTQAVSSVGKPASVIKNVSTKPSNPVKHIEKENEPSEKIQKPTKEVSHEGVQHEAKSSKTCSSSEKGKTKDRDHSVSDKENSEKRKSTIQTEKDTSVDRINEQGNFKSLSQSSKDSRTSDKHDSGRGSSSKDFTPNRDKKVDYDNRDHSGSKRRDERSDLTRRKDSPSRTKLESSLGQKNKLKDERTDLPKKGVGESKRGNSSPSKDRRPYDHKAAHDSKRSNDDNKSVDKNPVKEREKHVSETKNNKEKELSGNKLFCRHSSPETQTEKEHVAGQNDKTVVKPKPQLSHSSRLSSDLTRETDEAAFVPDYNESDSESNVSAKEEETLGKNPKEMKDKVTEKAKESMDATVVGQIGVRSQSQSSPSVSRSRSHSPSGSQTRSHSSSPSSAESQDSKKKKKKKEKKKHKKHKKHKKHKKHTGTELELEKSQKHKHKKKKSKKSKDKEKEKEKDDQKVKSVTV from the exons aGAGGCATATGCcatagggaagaaagaaaaaccaccTTTCCTACCAGAGGAACCATCCTCTTCATCAGAAGAGGATGACCCTATTCCAGATGAATTATTATGTCTAATCTGCAAAGACATAATGACTGATGCAGTTGTCATACCTTGCTGTGGAAACAGTTATTGTGATGAAT GTATAAGAACAGCATTACTAGAATCAGATGAACATACATGTCCAACTTGTCATCAGAATGATGTATCTCCTGATGCTTTAATTGCCAACAAATTTTTACGCCAG GCGGTTAATAACTTcaaaaatgaaactggctatactaAAAGGCTTCGAAAGCAGatacccccaccaccacctccaaTTCCACCTCCCAGACCACTGATTCAGCGGAACCTACAGCCCCTAATGAGACCTCCAATCTCAAGACAACAGGACCCTTTAATGATTCCAGTGACATCTGCATCTACTCATGCTGCTACTTCTATATCATCTTCCATGACTCCTAATCAGTCTTCCCTATCATCTGCTGTACCTATAAATCAGCCTTCTACTCCAGCACCAGTTCCTGATATAACTGCCACAGTGTCTATATCTGTCCATTCAGAAAAACCAGATGGACCTTTTCG TGATcctgataataaaataatacctgCTGCAGCCTTGGTATCAGACCATCCTAAAGCTTCCTCATCTATAGCAATTAGTGCACTAATGGAAGAAAAG GGCTATCAGGTGCCTGTACTTGGAACACCTTTGCTTGGACAGTCCCTTTTGCATGGACAGTTGATACCTACAACTG GTCCAGTAAGAATAAATGCTGCTCGTTCTGCTGGTGGTAGACCTGGTTGGGAACC aagcaTAAACCGAGGACGACACCATGGTGAACGCTCACAGAGGACTCAAGGCCCATCACTACCAGCAACACCCGTGTTTGTACCTGTACCACCACCTCCTTTATATCCACCACCTCCCCACACACTTCCTCTCCCTCCAGGTGTTCCTCCACCCCAGTTCCCTCCGCAGTTTCCACCTGGGCAACCACCACCTGCTGGCTACAGTGTCCCTCCTCCAGGTTTCCCTCCAGCACCTGCAAATTTATCAACACCTTGGGTATCAACAGCAGTACAAACAGCTCATTCAAATACTATCCCAACAACGCAAGCTCCACCCTTATCCAGGGAAGAGTTCTACAGAGAGCAAAGACGACTAAAAGAGGA ggaaaagaaaaagtccAAACTAGATGAGTTTACAAATGATTTTGCTAAGGAATTGATGGAATACAAAAAGATTCAAAAGGAGCGTAGGCGCTCATTTTCAAG gtcTAAATCCCCATATAGTGGCTCCTCTTATTCAAGAAGTTCATATACCTATTCTAAATCAAGATCTGGTTCTTCACGTTCTCGGTCTTATTCTCGATCCTTTAGCCGTTCGCATTCTCGTTCTTATTCACGATCACCTCCATATCCCAGAAGAGGTAGAGGGAAAAGTCGAAATTATCGTTCAAGATCCAGGTCTCATGGATATCACCGCTCCAGATCAAGGTCACCCCCATATCGACGATACCATTCACGATCAAGATCTCCTCCAGTTTTTAGGGGACAGTCTCCTAATAAACGAAATATACCTCAAGGAGAAACAGAACGTGAATACTTTAACAGATACAGAGAAGTTCCACCACCTTATGATATAAAAGCTTACTATGGTAGGAATGTTGACTTTAGAGACCCATTTGAAAAAGAACGTTAcagagaatgggaaagaaattACAGAGAGTGGtatgaaaaatattacaaaggTTATGCTGCTGGAGCACAGCCCAGACCTCCAGCAAATAGGGAGAACTTTTCTCCAGAGAGATTTGGACCATTGGGCAACAGAAGAGAGAATTCTCCCTTTGCTCGAGGTCGCAGGGAAGATTATTCTAGTGTACAAGGTCATCGAAGTCGCAACCTTGGTGGCAATTATCCAGAAAAGCTTTCAGCAAGAGATGGTCACACCATGAAAGATAATGCCAAGTCAAAAGAGAAGGAGAGTGAAAATCCACcaggagatggaaaaggaaataaacataaGAAACAtcgaaagagaagaaagggggaagaaaatgaaGGCTTTCCTAACACAGAGTTATTAGAGAGTTCTAGAAAACAAAGAGAACCTGTAGGTGGGGAAGATATTAAAACAGACTCCTTATTTATTCTCCCTAGTAGAGATGATGCCACCCCTGTTAGAGATGAGCCTATGGAGGCAGAATCAATCACTTTTAAACCagtatcagaaaaggaaaagaaagaaaaagacaaaccaAAAGCAAAAGGTGACAAGACTAAACGTAAAAATGAAGGAGCTACTGGTTCCAAAAAAGAGAGCACAAAACCTGTTAAAGCATCTCAGGAAAAAATAGATGTAGAGCGAGAAAAGTCTCCAAGATCTGAACCACCATCCAAAAAAGCCAAAGAGGAGGTGCCAAAGACAGAGAGTACTAAATCCTCCTCCCAGAAAGATGAAAAGACCATTAGTACACCTAGAAAAGCTCACCCCAAGATGACAAAAGAACATCAAGAAATTAAATCCATCAAggaggaaaaagttaaaaaggaatATTCAAAAGATGCCAAACAAGAAAAGTTAACCAACAAGGAGGAAAAGTCAAAAAAGACTAATGAGAAAAGTAAGCCAACTGATGCCaagccagaaaaaagaaaaagaaaagctgaaGAAAAGAGTGTGGATAAAGAACATGAGGTTTCATTGAAAAACTCTAAACCAGAAGTTGCTGAAATGATGAAGCCATCACCAAAGCGCAAAATTGAGCCAGATGTTGAGAAAACGGATCGGACCCCAGAAAAAGACAAAGCTGTGTTAACTGCCCCAGCCAAAAAGATAAAACTCAACAgagaaacagggaaaaaaattggaagtgGAGAAAATCTGCCCAATGCAAAAGAACTCAATGAAAAACTGGAGCCAACATCcaataaaattaaacaagaaaaagttaaaggaaaagtaagaagaaaagtaACAGCTACTGAAGGATCTAGTTCAACTCTTGTGGATTATACCAG TACAAGCTCAACTGGAGGCAGCCCTGTAAGGAAGTCTGAAGAAAAAACGGACACAAAGCGAACTGTCATTAAGACCATGGaagaatataataatgataatacagCTCCTGCTGAAGATGTTATTATTATGATCCAAGTTCCTCAGTCTAAGTGGGACAAAGATGACTTTGAATCCGAAGAGGAAGACATTAAATCTACTCAAGCTGTGTCAAGTGTAGGAAAGCCTGCTAGTGTTATAAAAAATGTGAGCACTAAGCCATCGAATCCTGTTAAgcatattgaaaaagaaaatgagccaTCAGAGAAAATTCAGAAGCCCACAAAAGAAGTAAGCCATGAAGGTGTACAGCATGAGGCCAAAAGTTCAAAAACTTGTTCATCCagtgaaaaaggaaaaaccaaagaTCGGGATCATTCCGTGTCAGATAAGGAAAActctgaaaaaaggaaaagcaccATTCAGACAGAAAAAGATACTAGTGTAGATCGTATAAATGAACAAGGAAACTTTAAAAGTCTTTCTCAATCATCCAAAGACAGTAGAACTTCAGATAAGCATGATTCTGGGCGTGGTTCTTCAAGTAAAGACTTTACTCCTAATAGAGACAAAAAAGTAGACTATGATAACAGGGATCACTCTGGTTCCAAACGGAGAGATGAAAGGAGTGACTTAACAAGAAGAAAAGATTCTCCTTCTCGAACTAAATTAGAATCTTCGTTGGgtcagaaaaataaactgaaggatGAAAGGACAGATTTGCCTAAAAAAGGAGTAGGAGAATCAAAAAGAGGCAACTCTAGTCCTTCAAAGGACAGAAGACCATATGATCACAAAGCTGCTCATGATTCCAAACGCTCAAATGATGACAATAAATCTGTAGACAAAAATCCAGTTAAAGAGCGAGAGAAGCATGTATCAGaaacaaagaacaataaagagaaagagttaagtggaaataaattattttgtaggCATAGCTCACCAGAGACACAAACTGAAAAAGAGCATGTTGCTGGACAGAACGATAAGACTGTTGTCAAACCTAAGCCCCAGTTAAGTCACTCTTCTCGACTTTCTTCTGACTTAACAAGAGAAACTGATGAGGCTGCTTTTGTACCAGACTATAATGAAAGTGACAGTGAGAGTAATGTGTCtgcaaaagaggaagaaactttGGGGAAAAACCCTAAGGAAATGAAAGATAAGGTGACAGAGAAAGCTAAAGAGAGCATGGATGCTACAGTAGTTGGCCAAATAGGTGTAAGAAGTCAGAGTCAAAGTAGTCCTAGTGTTAGCAGAAGTCGAAGTCATAGCCCTTCTGGAAGCCAAACACGAAGCCACAGTAGCAGCCCTAGCTCAGCAGAAAGTCAAGAcagcaagaagaagaaaaagaaaaaggaaaaaaagaagcacaagaaacataaaaaacatAAGAAACATAAGAAACACACAGGCActgaattagaattggaaaagagcCAAAAACATAAGcataagaagaaaaaatccaagaaaagcaaagataaagaaaaggagaaggaaaaggatgaCCAAAAAGTTAAATCTGTCACAGTATAA